A window of Oncorhynchus tshawytscha isolate Ot180627B linkage group LG10, Otsh_v2.0, whole genome shotgun sequence contains these coding sequences:
- the LOC112260819 gene encoding LOW QUALITY PROTEIN: protein fem-1 homolog A (The sequence of the model RefSeq protein was modified relative to this genomic sequence to represent the inferred CDS: deleted 2 bases in 1 codon), which translates to MDITTAVFNAARDGKLKLIQKLLSNKSPEELEALAEEKTQGGTPLLIASRYGHLEVADYLLENCKANVELGGSVNFDGETIEGAPPLWAASAAGHLPVVRTLLKHGASVNNTTLTNSTPLRAACFDGHLEIVRYLVEHRADMEVANRHGHTCLMISCYKGHKEIAKFLLERGADVNRKSVKGNTALHDCAESGSLDIMKMLLKCNARMERDGYGMTPLLAASVTGHTNIVEYLAHQPHSSREERVDALELLGATFVDKKRDLLGAMRYWRRAMELRQPADKLGLLAKPPPGTPVPAYDCAREVSTTEELEALITDPDEMRMQALLVRERILGPSHPDTSYYIRYRGAVYADSGNFERCISLWKYALDMQQSNLDPLSPMTASSFLSFAELFSFVLQDRAKGTLATRVTFHDLMGVLGKSVREVERAVAQRDSPPEAPQFTKALSIILHLVFLLEKLECTAEQEHLKKQTVYRLLKLNPRARRCFTPLHMAVDKDTTSVGRYPVGRFPSQTVASLLLECGADVDSRDCDNNTPLHIAASNGCPEIMALLVRAGAHFDATNSQRKTAYNLLDEQSNGHPALFPLNYVTLQCLAARAIERHRLPYKGLISEEMEVFIELH; encoded by the exons ATGGATATCACAACAGCGGTTTTCAACGCGGCCAGAGATGGTAAGCTGAAACTTATCCAGAAGTTGCTGAGTAACAAAAGTCCCGAGGAGTTGGAGGCTCTCGCCGAGGAGAAAACGCAGGGAGGCACCCCTCTCCTCATTGCCTCTCGATACGGACACTTAGAGGTTGCCGACTATTTGCTTGAAAATTGTAAAGCTAACGTGGAACTAGGAGGCTCGGTGAACTTTGACGGCGAGACGATTGAAGGGGCTCCCCCGCTATGGGCGGCATCAGCGGCTGGTCACCTCCCTGTCGTCCGCACACTCCTTAAACACGGTGCCTCTGTCAACAACACTACGCTGACCAACTCAACGCCCCTCCGCGCTGCCTGCTTCGATGGTCACCTGGAGATTGTCCGCTACCTGGTGGAACACCGAGCTGATATGGAGGTAGCCAACCGCCACGGCCACACCTGCCTGATGATCTCCTGCTACAAGGGCCACAAAGAGATAGCCAAGTTCCTCTTGGAGCGGGGGGCCGATGTCAACCGCAAGAGTGTGAAAGGCAACACTGCACTCCACGACTGTGCAGAGTCCGGTAGCCTGGACATCATGAAGATGCTGCTGAAATGCAATGCCCGCATGGAGAGGGATGGATACGGCATGACCCCTCTTCTAGCTGCCAGCGTCACGGGGCACACCAACATCGTGGAGTACCTCGCCCACCAGCCCCACTCCTCGCGAGAAGAACGCGTTGATGCTCTCGAACTCCTGGGGGCCACCTTTGTGGATAAGAAGAGAGACCTCCTGGGGGCCATGAGATACTGGAGGAGAGCCATGGAGCTGAGACAACCAGCTGACAAGCTAGGACTCCTGGCCAAGCCCCCTCCAGGTACCCCTGTCCCTGCCTATGACTGTGCCCGTGAGGTGAGCACGACAGAGGAGCTGGAGGCTCTGATCACAGACCCCGATGAGATGCGGATGCAGGCCCTGCTGGTACGTGAGAGAATTCTGGGGCCCTCGCACCCCGACACCTCCTACTACATCCGCTACAGAGGGGCCGTCTACGCCGACTCAGGCAACTTTGAGCGCTGCATCAGCCTGTGGAAGTATGCCCTGGACATGCAGCAGAGTAACCTGGACCCCCTCAGCCCCATGACAGCCAGCAGCTTCTTGTCCTTCGCCGAGCTCTTCTCCTTCGTGCTGCAGGACCGGGCCAAGGGCACCCTGGCAACGCGAGTCACCTTCCACGACCTGATGGGGGTGTTGGGGAAGAGtgtgagggaggtggagagggctgTGGCCCAGAGGGACAGCCCCCCCGAAGCCCCCCAGTTCACCAAGGCCCTGTCCATCATCCTCCACCTGGTGTTCCTGCTGGAGAAACTGGAGTGCACTGCAGAGCAGGAGCACCTGAAGAAGCAGACGGTGTACCGCCTCCTGAAGCTGAACCCGCGGGCGAGGAGATGCTTCACCCCCCTGCATATGGCCGTGGACAAGGACACCACGTCGGTGGGCCGCTACCCTGTAGGTCGCTTCCCCTCCCAGACTGTGGCCTCGCTGCTGCTGGAGTGTGGGGCGGACGTGGACTCACGGGACTGTGATAACAACACGCCCCTGCACATCGCCGCCAGCAACGGTTGCCCGGAGATCATGGCGTTGCTGGTGAGGGCGGGGGCA CACTTCGACGCCACCAACTCCCAGAGGAAGACCGCATACAACCTGCTGGACGAACAGAGCAACGGGCACCCGGCCCTCTTCCCCCTCAACTACGTCACTCTGCAGTGCCTGGCGGCACGTGCCATTGAGAGGCACAGACTGCCCTACAAGGGCCTCATCTCTGAGGAGATGGAGGTGTTTATTGAGCTGCACTGA